One genomic region from Heterodontus francisci isolate sHetFra1 chromosome 14, sHetFra1.hap1, whole genome shotgun sequence encodes:
- the zgc:153993 gene encoding apoptosis regulator BAX gives MASFSGSDDPGEKTDRRAAMGSDSVNRTLNRQSGALLRRFVLETIHEEDPQAQLSPEDLGGTRSEIDEPTIKEICKSLKKIGDELNRNVELQHVIENVPFENIRDVLYKVAEGILVADGLNWGRIVTFLYFAGKLVSKALTKLRAMIQPIINWSLDLIHTRVIPWIEQQGGWEMIFSYFGTPTWQTFAFFSAGLITGVLAILKLT, from the exons ATGGCGAGTTTTAGTGGCAGTGACGATCCCGGAGAGAAGACTGACCGGAGAGCAGCAATGGGCTCTG ATTCAGTTAACAGGACTCTAAATAGACAATCTGGAGCACTCTTGCGTAG GTTTGTCCTGGAGACAATCCACGAAGAAGATCCGCAAGCCCAGCTCAGCCCCGAGGATCTTGGTGGTACCAGGAGTGAGATTGATGAGCCTACAATCAAGGAAATATGCAAGAGTTTGAAGAAAATTGGGGATGAGCTGAACAGAAATGTTGAACTGCAACA TGTAATCGAGAATGTACCTTTTGAAAACATCCGAGATGTATTATACAAAGTGGCTGAAGGGATATTGGTTGCTGATGGCTTGAATTGGGGACGAATTGTAACCTTCCTCTATTTTGCAGGCAAGCTTGTTTCTAAG GCACTGACAAAACTAAGAGCAATGATTCAACCTATAATCAATTGGTCTTTAGATTTGATTCACACCCGTGTTATTCCATGGATTGAGCAACAAGGCGGATGG GAGATGATCTTTTCTTACTTTGGAACTCCAACATGGCAGACTTTTGCATTCTTTTCAGCGGGTCTAATTACTGGCGTTTTGGCGATACTGAAATTGACTTAA